A window of Panicum virgatum strain AP13 chromosome 8K, P.virgatum_v5, whole genome shotgun sequence contains these coding sequences:
- the LOC120643849 gene encoding aldehyde dehydrogenase family 3 member H1-like → MAEAVRELRASFAAGRTRPAEWRAAQLRALVRMIDEREADITAALHDDLAKPHMESYLHEISLAKSSCKFALNGLKNWMKPEKVPAAITTFPSSAQIVPEPLGVVLVISAWNYPFLLSIDPVIGAIAAGNAVVLKPSEIAPATSSMFAKLLPEYVDSTCIKVVEGGVEETTALLEQKWDKIFYTGSGTIARIVLAAAAKHLTPVALELGGKCPAIVDSDVDLHVAVKRLAVGKWGCNNGQACIAPDYVITTKSFAPELVNSLKRVLERFYGKDPLESADLSRIVNSKHFQRLTELIAEKKVADKIVYGGQTDEKKLKIAPTILLDVPQDTALMTAEIFGPFLPIVTVEKIEDSIDVVNSKTKPLAAYLFTKNKKLQQAFVANVPAGGMLVNDVALHLTNPYLPFGGVGDSGTGSYHGKFSFDCFSHKKAVLVRGFGGEAAARYPPYTTEKQKILRGLINGSFIALILALLGFPRERR, encoded by the exons ATGGCGGAGGCGGTGCGGGAGCTGCGCGCGAGCTtcgcggcggggcggacgcggcCGGCGGAGTGGCGGGCGGCGCAGCTCCGGGCGCTGGTGCGGATGATCGACGAGCGGGAGGCCGACATCACCGCCGCGCTCCACGACGACCTCGCCAAGCCGCACATGGAGTCGTACCTCCACGAG ATATCGCTCGCGAAGTCCTCGTGCAAGTTCGCGCTCAACGGGCTCAAGAACTGGATGAAGCCCGAGAAG GTACCTGCGGCCATAACTACGTTCCCGTCCTCTGCGCAAATCGTGCCTGAGCCCCTCGGTGTGGTGCTCGTCATCTCCGCCTGGAACTACCCATTCC TGCTCTCTATTGATCCGGTAATTGGAGCAATAGCTGCTGGAAATGCTGTTGTTCTGAAGCCATCAGAAATAGCGCCGGCAACCTCGTCCATGTTCGCAAAGCTGCTGCCTGAGTATGTTGACAGCACATGTATTAAAGTTGTAGAGGGGGGTGTTGAGGAAACGACCGCGCTCTTGGAACAAAAATGGGATAAGATCTTCTACACAG GTAGCGGGACTATAGCACGCATAGTTTTGGCAGCCGCCGCAAAGCATCTGACCCCAGTGGCTCTGGAGCTTGGTGGAAAATGCCCTGCTATTGTCGATTCAGACGTTGATCTTCAT GTTGCTGTTAAGAGGCTTGCTGTTGGCAAATGGGGATGTAACAATGGCCAAGCATGCATCGCTCCAGATTACGTCATAACGACGAAATCATTTGCACCAGAGCTG GTGAACTCTTTGAAAAGAGTTCTGGAGAGGTTCTACGGGAAGGATCCTCTGGAATCGGCGGACCTGTCTCGTATCGTTAATTCTAAACATTTTCAGAGATTGACAGAATTGATAGCAGAAAAGAAAGTAGCTGACAAGATTGTGTACGGAGGCCAGACTGACGAGAAGAAACT AAAAATTGCTCCTACAATATTGCTGGACGTTCCCCAGGATACAGCACTCATGACAGCGGAAATTTTTGGCCCCTTCCTTCCTATCGTGACG GTCGAGAAGATCGAAGACAGCATTGACGTGGTGAACTCCAAGACGAAGCCGCTTGCGGCCTACCTCTtcaccaagaacaagaagctgcAGCAGGCCTTTGTGGCGAACGTCCCCGCGGGAGGGATGCTCGTGAACGACGTCGCGCTGCAT CTCACGAACCCGTACCTGCCCTTCGGCGGCGTGGGCGACAGCGGGACAGGCAGCTACCACGGCAAGTTCAGCTTCGACTGCTTCAGCCACAAGAAGGCGGTCCTGGTCCGCGGcttcggcggcgaggcggcggcgaggtaccCGCCCTACACGACGGAGAAGCAGAAGATCCTGAGGGGCCTCATCAACGGCAGCTTCATCGCGCTCATCCTGGCGCTCCTGGGCTTCCCGAGGGAGAGGCGCTAG